The nucleotide sequence CTTGAAACCGTAAAAACTGTAATTTACACGCTAAAAGATGTTGTGAAAACACAAATACTCttaaattacacttttgttaatacacataaataaaagaaaccAATCTATACAGCTAGCAACGACAAAACTGAAAAGTTAACCAACCGAAAGATCTGCTTTTAAGGCCAAACAAATGGACAATCTTCTCCCGAATGACTTGACTTTCCTGAGAATGTCTTAAATGactgatattaattttaataaaaataaaaataaaaaccataataCATAGTCAACAATGACATAAATTAATACTCTTGCACCCAATAAAAAATGGGCACAAGAGTACGTATATATTCATACAAGTCTGTTGGGATTGttgcttcattcaaaattagatgAACCCAAGCCCAAACTCTTGTGTTTGCATGATTTTCAGTTGAATCAATTCATCGTCGTTCTTCCCGATACATacgacagaaaataaaaaatgcgcTCATGGGCAGACCCTATCCTCGTTCTTCATCACATTCTCTTAACCCTTGTTTCTCTCGCCGTTTCCCAGCCTGACTTTCTGTACCATTTCTGTGTCCAAACAGGCGGCAACTCCACTACCACGTACCGAAATAATCTCGAAACCCTCTTGCCTTCTCTCTCCTCCAACATCGACAACTATGGCTTCTACAGCTCTACCACTGGTAACAACTCCGATAAAGCTTACGCTATTGTTCTCTGTCGAGGAGACGTTCAGCTTGATCTATGCCGGAGTTGCATCAATAACTCTACCAGGAAGCTGCCACAGCTTTGTTCGAACTACATGGAAGCAATCGGTTGGTACGATTACTGCATGCTCCGATACTCAAACAAGTCCATGAAAGGCATTTTGAGCGACACTCAGATATTCTATATGTGGAATAAGGAGAATATATCCAGCGGAGCGGATGAGTTCAATCGGACGCTGGCAAACTTGTTCGACAGTCTTCGGGAAGAGGCCGCGTCCGGTGGCAACCGCCGCAAATTTGCCACCAAAATCGCCACTGTTCCAGACTTTAGCCGAAATATATATGGGCTTATGCAGTGCACTCCGGATCTGTCCCGCCAGGATTGCAATAATTGCTTGGTTATGGCGACGGCCATGAGACAAGATTGTTGTATCGGGAAGCCGGGAGGGAGAGTTATCGGACCCAGCTGTAATTTTCGGTTTGAGACATATCTGTTCTTTAATGACACACCGGTTGTTACACCGCCACCGGTCGATGCGCCGTCAGTTGATGTGTCGCCGTCTCCACCAGGTAAATCTAATTATTATGAGATAGAAAATGATTTTGAGGTGCTCTAATCATTCgatttaagataaaattgtaattatgtCCCTACCAGTGGACTCCATTGGCAGCACCAAAATTCCGATCCGAtgagataatataatatagaaaCTTCTGATGAATTGATTGAGAGAATTATGCACACTAGGCCCCATCAGCATTACTCAGCttacacatataaatatactatAAAAGTTCCATTGAGGAAAGTTTTtccattttaagaaattaaattatagaaTTAGTGATCTAATTAAGAAGTAGTTTTTTGGGTCGTTTGAAAAGAGAAATACTTGTTATGTGACTGtcattttgttttgagtttggTGAGGAAATAACTGCACAATTTGACAAAAAGAAACACTCTAAAACCCAGAACTTGAATTGATATGATAAGGAGGACTAATTTCTGGTTTTGTAGGAAAAGATgataaaacaataattataattattgttattgttgttgttgctgcttcAACTATTGCTTTATTAGTAATGCTCATCTTTGGGATACTCATTCTAAGGAAGAGGAAGCAGAGGAAGCTAATGGAGAGACTTGGAAGTAAGTAAAAAATCTAaagattattgaatttgaaCCTTATATGGACTTATGCCTCTCTTTTTGGCACATTTCATTGACTTGTCtagtaacttttttttgtttatttgtgaAGCTCTGGATGAAGCTATATCTACGGACGAAATCAGTGTCCCTGAATCCTTGCAATACGACTTTGATACTCTTTACATTGCAACAGATAACTTCTCTGATAGTAATAAACTTGGTCGAGGCGGTTTTGGAGTGGTTTACAAGGTAATTGAATATTCGAACTCTGTAggattttacttatttttaaaaccATTCTAAAGGCAATTGACCTGCTTGTCATTTATATTGTTAATCTTCAGGGTAAACTTCCTAATGGACAAGAAATAGCGGTGAAGAGACTCTCTTTGAATTCTGGACAAGGAGAAGTAGAATTTAAGAACGAAGTTATGTTAGTGGCCAAGCTTCAACATCGGAATTTAGTTAGACTTCTTGGATTTTGCTTACAAGATAGAGAAAGGCTCCTTGTCTACGAGTTCGTGATTAACTCAAGCTTGGATCACTTCTTATTTGGTATGATTGCCATAGTGAATGTTCATagaagattttttttgttttcaacttAAACTCTCATGACTTTTTGCCAACGAAAATTATTaaagatttcaagaacaaatttAGAGGATCTTAATCtgtttcaaattaaatttcaactaTATGCATGGATAATTTTATAGATCCTGTCAACCGTGCCAATTTGGATTGGGAAAGACGTTACAAAATCATAGGAGGCATTGCTCGAGGACTTTTATATCTCCATGAAGATTCAAGACTTAGAATTATTCATCGTGATCTCAAAGCTGGTAATATTTTGTTAGATGCTGAGTTGAACCCTAAAATATCAGATTTTGGTATGGCAAGATTATTTATGATGGATGAAACTCAAGGATATACAAGCAAAATTGCAGGGACCTAGTAAGATTTTAACTCCATCTTCACGTTATAACTTTAACCCATATATGTTGTTGATTTCTAAAAACATAATGTTTAGGATATCACTTTATTTTCTACtaattattctattaattaCATCAATTCTTTAACTAATGCAGCGGATACATGTCTCCAGAGTATGCAATGCATGgacaattttcaataaaatcagatGTGTATAGCTTCGGCGTTTTAGTTTTGGAGATTATTAGTGGTCAAAAAAATATTCGTTTTCAAAATGGCGAGAATGAAGAAGACCTATTAAGCTATGTAAGTATGAATATTGATGGGAGGTTAACAAATACCATTTTCGAGATGGGAGAGCTTATAGAAAATGTTGAATGCTTGCAGGCTTGGAAGAGTTGGCGGAACAGAACAATTTCAGATCTGATAGATCCCGTATTAAGGTACGGTTCAAGTCCAATGAGTGAAATAAAGAGATGTATCCATATCGGATTGTTGTGCATTCAAGACAATGTAGCTGACAGGCCAACAATGGCTTCTATAGTTTTCATGCTCAACAGCTTCTCTCACACTCTTCCAATTCCTTCAGAACCTGAATTTTTTCGACAACATAATAGCTACAACCAAGACATGCCATTGCTTCGAGGGTATAATTCTGAAGCAATTGAGTCCAACAATTCGAAAAGTATTTCTATTCACGCATCGATCAACGAAACTTCAATTACTGAGTTATATCCTCGATAATAGCTACAAATTAtgatatgtatgattttatatGTTTTGGTCAATTCTTTGTTGGACTTATCTTTCATTTATTATACAATCTAGCAAAACAATTGTTGTTTAGTTGATGTGCATTATAATGAATCTGTGAGTGCaatgtccaaatgaaataagtgTCCTGGAAAAGACCACCATTCATTTTGACGTGGTGACAAGGTGTAATGGTCAAAATTTTAACACATCTAAACATGTTTAGattgaattttattaatattgttattttatattcttttcaaattatctttaatttagCCCACTTTTAGGTTTAAGGGACTTCTCAAACCTTATGCTTAAAGAGACTCCTAAGTCTTTCTTGGACATAGTTATTACCTAACATCCCATTGGAGTCAACTAtttaaaatatccaaattatcacgaaaattttataattgtaaCACCCGTAAGGCGAtcttgtataaaaatataaactttaaacAACATTACTtgacccatcaaaaaaatgtataaagTCAATTGTTTATAAGTTTGCTCCTAACTTTGACAGACTTCTATATCTTAGGATTTGACTAAACAAATATCTACCTTTCCATGCAAGTTGCAAACCTTTGCAAATTAAGCTCACCCGTTGGGTT is from Diospyros lotus cultivar Yz01 chromosome 2, ASM1463336v1, whole genome shotgun sequence and encodes:
- the LOC127794932 gene encoding cysteine-rich receptor-like protein kinase 44 isoform X2, whose amino-acid sequence is MRSWADPILVLHHILLTLVSLAVSQPDFLYHFCVQTGGNSTTTYRNNLETLLPSLSSNIDNYGFYSSTTGNNSDKAYAIVLCRGDVQLDLCRSCINNSTRKLPQLCSNYMEAIGWYDYCMLRYSNKSMKGILSDTQIFYMWNKENISSGADEFNRTLANLFDSLREEAASGGNRRKFATKIATVPDFSRNIYGLMQCTPDLSRQDCNNCLVMATAMRQDCCIGKPGGRVIGPSCNFRFETYLFFNDTPVVTPPPVDAPSVDVSPSPPVMLIFGILILRKRKQRKLMERLGTLDEAISTDEISVPESLQYDFDTLYIATDNFSDSNKLGRGGFGVVYKGKLPNGQEIAVKRLSLNSGQGEVEFKNEVMLVAKLQHRNLVRLLGFCLQDRERLLVYEFVINSSLDHFLFDPVNRANLDWERRYKIIGGIARGLLYLHEDSRLRIIHRDLKAGNILLDAELNPKISDFGMARLFMMDETQGYTSKIAGTYGYMSPEYAMHGQFSIKSDVYSFGVLVLEIISGQKNIRFQNGENEEDLLSYAWKSWRNRTISDLIDPVLRYGSSPMSEIKRCIHIGLLCIQDNVADRPTMASIVFMLNSFSHTLPIPSEPEFFRQHNSYNQDMPLLRGYNSEAIESNNSKSISIHASINETSITELYPR
- the LOC127794932 gene encoding cysteine-rich receptor-like protein kinase 44 isoform X1 — encoded protein: MRSWADPILVLHHILLTLVSLAVSQPDFLYHFCVQTGGNSTTTYRNNLETLLPSLSSNIDNYGFYSSTTGNNSDKAYAIVLCRGDVQLDLCRSCINNSTRKLPQLCSNYMEAIGWYDYCMLRYSNKSMKGILSDTQIFYMWNKENISSGADEFNRTLANLFDSLREEAASGGNRRKFATKIATVPDFSRNIYGLMQCTPDLSRQDCNNCLVMATAMRQDCCIGKPGGRVIGPSCNFRFETYLFFNDTPVVTPPPVDAPSVDVSPSPPGKDDKTIIIIIVIVVVAASTIALLVMLIFGILILRKRKQRKLMERLGTLDEAISTDEISVPESLQYDFDTLYIATDNFSDSNKLGRGGFGVVYKGKLPNGQEIAVKRLSLNSGQGEVEFKNEVMLVAKLQHRNLVRLLGFCLQDRERLLVYEFVINSSLDHFLFDPVNRANLDWERRYKIIGGIARGLLYLHEDSRLRIIHRDLKAGNILLDAELNPKISDFGMARLFMMDETQGYTSKIAGTYGYMSPEYAMHGQFSIKSDVYSFGVLVLEIISGQKNIRFQNGENEEDLLSYAWKSWRNRTISDLIDPVLRYGSSPMSEIKRCIHIGLLCIQDNVADRPTMASIVFMLNSFSHTLPIPSEPEFFRQHNSYNQDMPLLRGYNSEAIESNNSKSISIHASINETSITELYPR
- the LOC127794932 gene encoding cysteine-rich receptor-like protein kinase 10 isoform X3, whose amino-acid sequence is MERLGTLDEAISTDEISVPESLQYDFDTLYIATDNFSDSNKLGRGGFGVVYKGKLPNGQEIAVKRLSLNSGQGEVEFKNEVMLVAKLQHRNLVRLLGFCLQDRERLLVYEFVINSSLDHFLFDPVNRANLDWERRYKIIGGIARGLLYLHEDSRLRIIHRDLKAGNILLDAELNPKISDFGMARLFMMDETQGYTSKIAGTYGYMSPEYAMHGQFSIKSDVYSFGVLVLEIISGQKNIRFQNGENEEDLLSYAWKSWRNRTISDLIDPVLRYGSSPMSEIKRCIHIGLLCIQDNVADRPTMASIVFMLNSFSHTLPIPSEPEFFRQHNSYNQDMPLLRGYNSEAIESNNSKSISIHASINETSITELYPR